The Leptolyngbya sp. 'hensonii' genome has a segment encoding these proteins:
- a CDS encoding aldo/keto reductase, producing the protein MSRGLPLSKMGCGTWAWGNRLLWGYDESMDGQLQAVFNCCVSQGVTLFDTGDSYGTGRLAGRSELLLGQFSRDYEGMGKDQICIATKLAAYPWRLTRSAMRSACRASADRLGRPVDLVQMHWSTANYAPWQERPLLEGLADLYEQGLVKGVGLSNYGPRQLRSVHQRFVQRGVPIATLQVQYSLLSTYPITTLGLKETCDELGIRLIAYSPLGLGLLTGKYADSKMLPGGLRGFLFRQLLPGMRPLLDGLQAIATSRTKTMAQVALNWCMAKGTIPIPGAKTLSQAQENIGALGWQLDPGEVAELDQLAARVDRKMVQNIFQTQ; encoded by the coding sequence ATGAGCCGGGGACTTCCACTCTCCAAGATGGGCTGTGGCACCTGGGCCTGGGGAAACCGCCTGCTTTGGGGCTATGACGAAAGTATGGATGGGCAGTTGCAGGCCGTCTTTAACTGTTGTGTCAGCCAGGGAGTCACCCTCTTTGATACGGGTGATTCTTATGGCACGGGTCGTTTGGCTGGGCGCAGTGAATTGTTGCTGGGCCAATTTTCCCGAGACTATGAAGGGATGGGCAAAGATCAGATTTGCATTGCGACCAAACTGGCAGCCTATCCCTGGCGCTTGACCCGCAGCGCGATGAGATCGGCCTGTCGCGCATCTGCCGATCGTCTGGGTCGGCCCGTAGATCTGGTGCAAATGCACTGGTCCACCGCCAATTACGCCCCTTGGCAGGAGAGACCCCTGCTGGAGGGGCTGGCCGATCTCTATGAGCAAGGATTGGTGAAGGGGGTAGGGCTGTCTAATTATGGCCCTAGACAGTTGCGGTCGGTGCATCAGCGGTTTGTGCAGCGAGGGGTTCCGATCGCAACGTTACAGGTCCAGTACTCATTGCTGTCTACTTATCCGATTACAACATTGGGGTTGAAAGAAACCTGTGATGAACTGGGGATTCGCTTGATTGCCTATAGCCCTCTGGGACTGGGGTTACTCACCGGCAAGTACGCTGATTCGAAGATGCTGCCCGGTGGACTGCGGGGCTTCCTGTTCCGTCAGCTTCTGCCAGGGATGCGTCCGCTACTGGATGGGTTACAGGCGATCGCGACTTCTAGAACTAAAACCATGGCGCAGGTGGCGCTGAACTGGTGCATGGCGAAAGGAACCATCCCAATTCCTGGGGCGAAGACCTTGTCACAGGCGCAGGAAAATATCGGAGCCCTGGGTTGGCAATTGGATCCGGGGGAGGTCGCTGAACTGGATCAACTGGCGGCTAGAGTCGATCGCAAAATGGTGCAAAACATCTTTCAAACTCAATGA